DNA sequence from the Thalassotalea sp. 273M-4 genome:
TGATATTGCCCGTATTTGGCGGAATTTCTGGTTCAAAAAGTACGATATCTAGCATTTGGGTTAAAAATCAATGAATTTGCTATACAATGGCTATAGTCTACTCATAAACTGGCAGTTAGCAAACATCTTGCTTCGATATGGATATGTTTAATGAAAAATAAGACAAACGAGACAAAATTAGCAGGCCAATATACCTACGCAGACTTAGTCACTTTGGCAAGTAAAAGCGCTGTGGCCGTTGCTTTGGTGTTGTTATTGTCCAAGCTTTATGCCTGGTGGGTATCGGGATCTGGTGCCATGCTAGCTTCTACTACCGACTCGCTACTGGATGTATTTGCCTCTTTATTAAGCTTTATTATGATAAGATTTTCATTAGCACCTGCCGATGAAAAGCATAAATTTGGACATGGTAAAGCCGAAAATTTAGCCGCCTTAATGCAGTCTTCGTTTGTCTTAGGCTCGGCTATTTTATTGTTATTTCATGGTGCTAATCGTATTTACGACCCGGTTGAAGTGACGCATACTAATGTCGCTATTGGCGTTAGCCTCTTGGCGATTGTGCTTACCTTGGCGCTGGTTCTTTTGCAGAAAAAGGTAATCGCTAAAACCGACTCGGTTGCCATAACCGCCGACAGTTTGCATTATCAGTCCGACTTATTGCTCAATTTAGGGGTCATTATCGCCCTGCTGTTAAATCAATATCAGTGGCCCCAAGCTGATGGACTTTATACCGTCATTGTTGGGGTGTTCTTGTTTGTTGGGGCAATAAAAATAGTGATCAAAAGCCTGCAAGATTTAATGGATCGAGAGTTGAGTGAGCAAGACCGAAAAGTCATTGAGGATATAATTGCCAAACACCCACAAGTGCATGGTTTTCATCAATTACGCACCAGACAGGCTGGCCCAACCCGGTTTATTCAATTTCACCTTGAGTTAGATGATGACTTGTCATTATTTGAAGCCCATCAAATTTCAGATCAAGTAGAACAAATGTTGTTGGCAACATTTTCAGATACTGAAGTGTTTATTCATCAAGACCCAATATCATTAGTGACTGAACACCGCCAA
Encoded proteins:
- a CDS encoding cation diffusion facilitator family transporter — its product is MKNKTNETKLAGQYTYADLVTLASKSAVAVALVLLLSKLYAWWVSGSGAMLASTTDSLLDVFASLLSFIMIRFSLAPADEKHKFGHGKAENLAALMQSSFVLGSAILLLFHGANRIYDPVEVTHTNVAIGVSLLAIVLTLALVLLQKKVIAKTDSVAITADSLHYQSDLLLNLGVIIALLLNQYQWPQADGLYTVIVGVFLFVGAIKIVIKSLQDLMDRELSEQDRKVIEDIIAKHPQVHGFHQLRTRQAGPTRFIQFHLELDDDLSLFEAHQISDQVEQMLLATFSDTEVFIHQDPISLVTEHRQR